The genomic region TGCGAGGGAGGCAGGTAGAAATCGGTGGCCACGTAGTGGGGGCGACTGCCCGGGAAGAGGCGATCGACCAGGTGCATGGGGGTGGAGGTGCCGCCCCAGCGGCCGTTGCATTCGGTAATGCGCGGGTGGGCATCGGGGCTGCTCGGATCGCCGGAGACGATGAAGTCAAAGGAGCAGCGGCCCACGTAGCCCAGCTGCTGCAGCGCGTCGCAGACCTTAAGCGAGGCCTGGCCCATTTTTGCGTTCAGGGCCTCAGGCAGGGTGGAGGGGCGGCTTCCCAGAAACATTTTCTCGGGGCCTTCGAGAAGTTGTTCATAGACGCCGTCGAGGCGAGGAGGCCCCTGGGAGGCGGGCGGGATCCAGACCTGGGTGGAGGGGGAGAGGTCGGTTTGAACCCACTCGACGATGAGCACGTCTTCACCCTCGCACCACTGGGTGCGGGTGAGGAAGGTCTCCACCAGGGTGAGCAGCTCCTCTGGCGAGGCGGCGCGAAGCTCGCGGGCATCGAGCACGAGGTTGCCCATCGCCGAGGCGCAGCGGGTGCGCTTTAAGCCGACCCAGTCGCAGCGCGACGCCAGCTCAGAGAGGGAGGATGCGATGGCGCGGGCGTCTTTTGCGCGCGCGGTCTCAACGATCCATTCCGGGCCCAGCAGCTCTTCGACGAGCGTGGAGAGGTGGCTCTTATCGTTGGCGATCCAGAGGGTGGGAGGCGGCGGGCCGAGCACCGCGCAGGGAAGATCGGTGCGGGCGCGCAGCGCCTCGGCCAGCTCCCAGACCGACGCGATGGCCATGTAGGGGTGAATGACCAGGCCGCCGGCCTCGCGGGCGTGGCTGGCCAGGCGGTCGAGGACCTCGGGGGTGTTGCAGGCCCGCGCGATGGCGCGGGGATCTTCGTCGGTGGCCAGGACAAGATCGGGGGCACCGAGCGCCAGGCGTTGCTGGCAGTACTCTTCGTAGCCCTCTGCCGGGGCAGTGCCGGCGGCGAAGAGGTCGCCGTCTTGAGCGCGCACACGGGCGCGGTGCTGGTACTGCTCAATGCCCACGATGCCGTCTAAGAAGGGGATGCCGGTGACGTCTTCGAGGTGCAGGTGCGGCCATTCGGCGGCATGGGAGTCGATGGCGAGGTGGCGGAAAGGTTGCAGCTCGGCATCCAGTTTCCAGCGCTCTCGGAGGTGGTCGGCGACGCGGCGCGCGTCGGCGCGATCGTGGTCAGTGAGGCCGGGGGTGGGCATGGTCACTCCAGAAGATCGAGGGATGAGGTGTTCGTGCCTGAGCCTATACCGCGTCGGAGAGGGTGGTGGCAAAGGTGCGTCGGGGGGCCAGGCACTCGTGCAGGTTAGAGAAGATCGGGTGCCAGGCATTCGTACAGGATTGAAAAGACCGGGTGCCAGGCACTCGTGCAGGTTAGAGAAGATCGGGTGTCAGGCACTCGTACAGGTTAGAGAAGATCGGGTGCCAGGCATTCGTACAGGATTGAAAAGACCGGGTGCCAGGCATTCGTACAGGTTAGAGAAGATCGGGTGCCAGGCACTCGTGCAGGTCAGAGAAGATCGGGTGCCAGGCACTCGTGCAGGTTAGAGAAGATCGGGTGCCAGGCACTCGTGCAGGATTGAAAAGACCGGGTGCCAGGCACTCGTGCAGGTTAGAGAAGATCGGGTGCCAGGCACTCGTACAAGATTGAAAAGACCGGGTGCCAGGCACTCGCACGCCAGGTTTCGATCTATTCGGTGTCTGCCGACGGTGAGGGCGCTGAGTCGTCGGTGGTGTCCCCGGCGTCGGGAGGGCTGGTCTCGGAGGTACCGGTGGGAGCCTGGGGGGGGGCGGGAGGGGGCGGCGGCTCCGGGAGGCCCGTGAGAGAGGGGGGGCGAGGGACGAAGGGGGTGGCGAATTGCAGGATGGAGGTGAGCTCGCGAGCGGAGTACTGGCCGGTGACGGTGACGTAGTCTTCGGAGTGGGAGCATTCCAGACGCTCGATCAGCGCGGCGATGCCGAGCATGCGGGCGGCGGGAATGCCGCCGATGATGCGTCGTTGGAGCGAGGGGCAGCTCTCGGCGAATGAGGCGGCCTGGGACTCGGAGCGGAAGCGAAGATCGATGGTCAGGCGCGGGTTGGCCGGGTGAGTGAGGCTCAGGCGAACTGCCTCAAAGCGCGGGAGGGTTCCGATGCCCGGGGCGTAGTAGACGAGGCCCGACGCGCTGATCAACGCGATGGTGTTTTGTTCTTCGGCGACCTCTTCGATGCGGCGCAGGCCGTCAAGGAGGCGGAAGTTCTCGGGGAGTTGGGCGCCGTCGGCGATCTCGGAGTCGGACGCGATACGCCGGTCGAAGTGGCCAAACCAGCCGGGCTTTCCGACCAGCGCCAGGCCTCGGGCGGCGAGCACAACCTGGCGGGGATCGCGGTAGCGACCGGTGTCGGGAACGAGCGCGCGCGCGGGACGGCCGCCTTCGCTCCAGGGGGGCGGCTCGGCGAAACGACCGTCGAGAAGTTCGCGAAGCTCGCTGTTGTCGTAGCGGTGGCGCACCGCCAGAAAGGTCTCGTGGAGGTGGTTGGGGTTGGCCGAAGCCATGAAGATGGCGTCGAGCTCGGTGATCGGATCGAGGCCGGTAGTTTCCAAAAGGATGCGGTAGTCGGGGACGGCCTGAATCAGCCGGGAGGCCTGCTGCTGGTAGGGCGCGCCACGCAGTCGGTCGAGGCGCACCAGCGCGGTCATGCGCGCGTTGCCCGGTCCATAGTGACGCATATCGGGGAGGTTGCTCGGGCTGGAGCGATCGATGGCGGGCACCGCCGGCGCGTCTGCGCTGGCCGGCGAGGGCGGATCCTCCGCGACCTCGGGAGACGTCGACTCTTCACTCGCCGCGTTGCGATCCTCGTCAGGGGGAAGTGCCTCTTCGGGCGCAGCGGAAGCGGTCGCGGGAAGATCGTTTTGAGGTTGGGGCTCCGGCGCTCCGGCCGCCTCTTCTTCCCGGGCTTGAGGCTCGGGAGCTTCGTCGGCCGCAGGCTCCTCGTTTGCGGGCTCGCTCGGAGGCTCTTCATCCGGGACCTCAGGCTCGGGAGGCTCCTCCTCCGCGAGCAACGCGCTGTGCATCAGCGGCTCCTCCCAGTCGGTCTCGCGCTGCGGGTCGAAGTCTTCGCTGCCGTGGCCGATGCCCTCAAGCTCGGCGAATCGCCCGATCCACTCACTGTCCAGACCCACCTCGGGAGCGGCGTCAGCGAAGATCACCGGCAGCGCGCCCAGCGCGTGCAGGAGAAGGCTGAGCAGCAGCGTGCGCACCAGCGTCACGCGAACTCGGGGCGCGTCGGGCGGCGACTTCACGGACGTCTCGGCGGCCGCGTGCTGTGGGGGGCTGGTCTCAGAGGAGGTCATAGGCACCGAAAATAGAGGAGTTCGGCGAAACGATCGGATCGGTTGAACGTCATCGGAGCGTTAAATATTTAGCACGGAAAAGAATCTGACTAGACGTTTGAGCAGGGGTGTCCAAACTTTCTGAGCGATGTCATGGAAGTGCGAGAATGAAAGTCCGTGCGCTATCCGTTAAGGTGGTGCCCGGCGTTTACTTCAACGATCGGGCGCATGGTCGCCGTCCGAGACGCATACCACAGCTGTCACCCGCGAGATGCTATCCTATGACGCACACACCTCATCACTCGCCGCCCCCTCACCGCCCGCACCATCCGTCGCAGAGCATGCCGGAGAATAAGCCCTCGCAGATGGCCTGGGCGGCGCTTTTCTGCGGGGTAGGGGCGTGGACGCTGTTGCCGGCGGTGGCCGCGATCGCAGCGGTGATCTGCGGGCATATCGAGCGGGGGCATATCCGTCGAGGGGAGTCTCCCTCGGCGGGGCTGACCGTGGCCACGGTGGGGATGATCCTGGGGTACATCCAGCTGGGGCTCGTCGCGCTGGGGATTTTTGCGATGGTCGTCATCTTCGGGTTGATGGCGCTGGGGATCGCAGTTCTCTAAGAGGGCGCGCCTGAAGTGGGAGGCGTGCGATCGCAGTGAAGCAGGGCGGGCGTGATTGACACGACGCGGCGGCAGGCGTTTATATGCGCCTGCTCGCGCCACCGGTGCGCCCGAACTGGCCCAAC from Lujinxingia vulgaris harbors:
- a CDS encoding DUF4190 domain-containing protein encodes the protein MPENKPSQMAWAALFCGVGAWTLLPAVAAIAAVICGHIERGHIRRGESPSAGLTVATVGMILGYIQLGLVALGIFAMVVIFGLMALGIAVL